From the genome of Eucalyptus grandis isolate ANBG69807.140 chromosome 2, ASM1654582v1, whole genome shotgun sequence, one region includes:
- the LOC120285931 gene encoding endoglucanase 6-like, with protein MMDLTSHLHVQGDLLQSVVSMMKSFEVHSLSTPLELLVSATRFSRSESPGKSLQCSSGSIQPSELLSFAKSQVDYILGDNPRATSYMVGYRNNYPRQVHHWATSIVSIKEDSSFISC; from the exons ATGATGGATTTGACCAGCCATCTTCATGTTCAGGGCGACTTACTGCAGTCAGTGGTTTCTAtgatgaagagttttgaagttcaTTCTTTGTCAACCCCTCTCGAGTTGTTAGTCTCTGCAACAAGGTTTTCAAGAAGCGAGAGTCCTG GCAAAAGCTTGCAGTGCTCATCCGGCAGCATTCAACCATCAGAACTCCTCTCCTTTGCAAAATCTCAG GTGGACTATATCCTGGGAGACAACCCCAGAGCCACGAGCTACATGGTTGGGTACAGGAACAACTACCCAAGGCAGGTCCATCACTGGGCGACTTCCATCGTGTCCATCAAGGAGGATTCATCCTTCATCAGCTGCTGA
- the LOC104432822 gene encoding uncharacterized protein LOC104432822, giving the protein MDCQQENLPQMLDSGDQQIGQDAEICQPVDLQALRSSVGTNQVQRLGRVPFLDLILTFREEPRGCKGLCSNTYWIRPSKVLAFFLFKIFCLRFMMSEPASKLNKGEDQRTKGVKRHYKTSAISFPSTSLVKRESLRCAAAKMVC; this is encoded by the exons ATGGACTGCCAACAGGAGAACTTACCACAGATGCTAGACAGTGGTGACCAACAAATCGGACAAGATGCTGAAATATGTCAACCTGTCGATCTCCAAGCTCTACGGTCCTCTGTGGGGACTAACCAAGTCCAGCGACTTGGACGTGTTCCCTTCCTGGATCTAATCCTTACCTTCAGGGAAGAGCCTCGG GGATGTAAAGGATTGTGCAGCAATACCTATTGGATACGGCCTTCGAAAGTTctcgctttctttcttttcaaaattttttgtctTCGCTTCATGATGTCAGAACCTGCTTCCAAGCTGAATAAGGGTGAAGATCAGAGGACAAAAGGAGTGAAGAGACATTATAAAACGAGTGCAATCTCTTTCCCCTCAACTTCGCTGGTTAAAAGAGAGAGTCTGAGATGTGCCGCAGCAAAGATGGTTTGCTGA